From Flavobacterium alkalisoli, the proteins below share one genomic window:
- a CDS encoding SRPBCC family protein, with product MNNQDFTTTIITDTSPSQAYKAINNVRGWWSENINGDTDKLNSEFLYHYVDVHRARMKVIEMIPDKKVVWHVLDNYFKFTEDETEWTDTKIIFEITEKEGKTQVKFTHEGLVPDYECYQICNDAWTHYIQGSLKDLIEKGKGSPTPMDTATGEEKYPVSETGSKSIYHRLLIETPVETVYGNLTKQEGLAGWWTPDTIAKPVTGTVSRFAFGPDYFKEMKVEELKAYSKVKWLCLKAQEEWIGTTITFDLEPHKKGAILVFHHDNWKNYTQEFAACSYAWALFLRSLRMLCETGKGLPFPDFDKY from the coding sequence ATGAATAATCAGGATTTTACAACAACTATAATTACCGATACATCTCCGTCACAGGCCTACAAGGCTATAAATAATGTGCGTGGCTGGTGGTCAGAAAACATAAACGGTGATACAGATAAACTAAACAGTGAATTTTTATATCATTATGTAGATGTTCATCGTGCAAGAATGAAGGTTATTGAGATGATACCCGATAAAAAAGTGGTTTGGCATGTGCTGGACAACTACTTTAAATTTACTGAAGATGAAACCGAATGGACAGATACCAAAATCATTTTTGAGATAACTGAGAAAGAAGGAAAGACTCAGGTGAAGTTTACTCATGAGGGACTGGTTCCTGATTATGAGTGTTACCAGATTTGCAATGATGCATGGACACATTACATTCAGGGAAGCCTAAAGGACCTGATAGAAAAAGGAAAGGGTAGCCCAACGCCTATGGATACTGCTACGGGAGAAGAAAAGTATCCGGTTTCGGAAACCGGCTCAAAAAGCATCTATCACAGGCTGCTTATAGAAACTCCTGTAGAAACGGTTTACGGTAACCTTACAAAACAGGAAGGCCTCGCCGGATGGTGGACACCCGATACTATTGCAAAACCTGTAACAGGAACCGTATCCAGGTTTGCCTTTGGACCTGATTATTTTAAAGAAATGAAAGTAGAAGAGCTTAAGGCCTACAGCAAAGTAAAATGGCTTTGCCTTAAAGCACAGGAAGAATGGATAGGTACAACCATTACTTTTGATCTTGAGCCGCATAAAAAAGGCGCCATACTTGTTTTCCATCATGATAACTGGAAAAACTATACTCAGGAATTTGCTGCCTGCAGTTATGCCTGGGCACTTTTCTTAAGAAGCCTTAGAATGCTGTGTGAAACAGGTAAGGGATTGCCTTTCCCTGATTTTGATAAATATTAG
- a CDS encoding GlxA family transcriptional regulator, with amino-acid sequence MKHLTILVPDAQVSLNTFTCIIGAYDIFKRANEFWKENGKEQLFKIQLAGVSEKTEINNGLLTLKPETNISSIKETDLVIIPAISHDFNQPEKGNIQLIDWIEKQYKNGAEVASMCSGALILASTRLLDGKSCSIHWNTADKLKRLFPKVIVKTDRLITDEHGIYTNGGGYSFLNLILYLIEKYYDRETAIYCSKIYQIEIDRQRQSEFTIFKGQKAHGDDIIEKAQVYIEENFQEKISMEELSQKLAVGRRNFDRRFIKATGNTPVEYLQRVKIESAKKAFETTRKNINEVMFEVGYADEKAFREIFKKITGMSPLEYKKKYNKKAMSEY; translated from the coding sequence ATGAAACATCTCACCATATTAGTCCCGGATGCACAGGTTTCTCTCAATACCTTTACCTGCATCATAGGAGCCTATGATATCTTTAAACGTGCAAATGAGTTTTGGAAAGAAAACGGCAAAGAGCAACTGTTTAAAATACAACTTGCAGGAGTATCCGAAAAGACAGAAATAAATAATGGTCTGTTAACCCTTAAGCCGGAAACAAACATTTCCTCTATAAAAGAGACCGACCTTGTGATCATCCCTGCCATAAGCCACGACTTTAACCAACCTGAAAAGGGAAACATTCAGCTAATAGACTGGATTGAAAAACAGTATAAGAATGGTGCAGAAGTAGCCAGTATGTGCAGTGGCGCGCTTATTTTAGCCTCCACCAGACTACTGGACGGTAAAAGCTGCTCCATACACTGGAATACAGCCGATAAACTAAAGCGGTTATTTCCTAAAGTGATAGTAAAAACCGACAGGCTAATAACCGATGAACACGGTATTTATACCAATGGCGGAGGTTATTCCTTTTTAAATCTTATCCTTTACCTTATAGAAAAGTATTATGACAGGGAAACTGCCATTTACTGCTCCAAAATATACCAGATTGAAATAGACAGGCAAAGGCAATCGGAATTTACCATTTTTAAAGGGCAAAAGGCTCACGGCGATGATATAATTGAAAAAGCACAGGTTTACATTGAAGAAAACTTTCAGGAAAAAATATCTATGGAAGAGCTTTCACAAAAGCTTGCTGTGGGAAGAAGGAATTTTGACAGGCGCTTTATAAAGGCTACAGGAAACACTCCTGTAGAATACCTGCAAAGGGTAAAAATTGAATCGGCTAAAAAGGCTTTTGAAACTACACGTAAAAATATTAATGAGGTAATGTTTGAAGTAGGCTATGCCGATGAAAAAGCCTTTAGGGAAATATTTAAAAAAATAACAGGCATGTCTCCTTTAGAATACAAGAAAAAGTATAATAAAAAGGCCATGAGCGAGTATTAA
- a CDS encoding helicase-related protein translates to MTFNNYEQTLKFIENKTSFSFEESYALASFANKLYKNHEHEGRDIIIRLLDKEQAFNLQCKPFLNDLVELYGLYPYVDNLSLTGSAALRYEIHKSPFLENVYLHEEQLTISTALQNNKSVVLSAPTSFGKSLLIEEIIASKKYQNIVIIQPTLALLDETRKKLSKYNDSYKIIVSTSQLPSQNLGNLFLFTGERVVEYNMFTKIDFFIIDEFYKLSLKREDDRAITLNSALHKLLKFTNKFYMLGPMIKEIPNEFKQRFELLWIPSDFRTVAVDEISMEISEKIKSREKEEIKRKELFELLNKIEEPTLIYCSSPKKATELAIQFVKYIENKNNFSSEEKNSSTIEWLRENINNQWFLIDGLKKYIAIHHGAIPRHLGSTIVDLFNQGSIKYLFCTSTLIEGVNTSAKNVILFDKKKGTKDIDFFDYKNIAGRSGRMNNYYIGNVYRFEARPTQLELDVDIPIFSQDDAPLEILINLDENELKESSKSRLAQFDQFDDEFKEILKRNSSLPLEGQINILNEIESNLNNYHELLNWTYPNYYNLKTVTKLCWDNLLKKGDNKAGIMSSDQLAVLTQKYSKYKSVKGIIEELEKEEYWVNKFEDKTERINHLSYYALNITRHWFDYKLPKWISVINDIQHYAFSKKGLAYGNYSYYASQLENGFLPPNLAALLEYDIPHSAIQKIQKELKIKDISTEDLINSFKRAGKRLEQIGLIKYEIDKINSIN, encoded by the coding sequence ATGACTTTTAATAATTACGAACAGACTTTAAAATTCATAGAAAACAAAACTAGTTTCAGTTTTGAAGAAAGCTATGCCTTAGCAAGTTTTGCAAATAAATTATATAAAAATCATGAACATGAAGGCCGAGATATTATTATCAGACTACTAGATAAAGAACAAGCATTTAATCTACAATGTAAGCCTTTTTTAAACGATTTAGTCGAATTATATGGATTGTATCCATATGTTGATAACCTTTCCTTAACAGGAAGTGCAGCTCTAAGATATGAAATTCACAAATCACCCTTTCTCGAGAATGTATATTTACATGAAGAGCAACTTACAATTTCAACAGCCCTGCAAAATAATAAAAGTGTTGTATTAAGTGCGCCCACTAGTTTTGGAAAAAGTCTTTTAATTGAAGAAATAATAGCAAGTAAAAAATATCAAAATATTGTTATAATACAACCTACTTTAGCATTACTTGATGAAACAAGAAAAAAGCTTTCGAAATATAATGATAGTTATAAGATAATAGTTTCTACGTCTCAACTCCCATCACAAAATTTAGGAAACTTATTTTTATTTACTGGAGAAAGAGTTGTAGAATACAACATGTTTACAAAAATAGATTTTTTTATCATTGATGAATTTTATAAACTGAGTCTTAAAAGAGAAGACGATAGAGCAATTACTTTAAATTCTGCTTTACATAAACTTTTAAAATTTACCAATAAATTCTACATGTTAGGCCCTATGATAAAGGAAATACCGAATGAATTTAAACAAAGATTTGAATTACTTTGGATACCTTCAGATTTTAGAACTGTGGCTGTTGATGAAATTTCGATGGAAATTTCAGAAAAAATAAAAAGTAGAGAAAAAGAAGAAATAAAAAGAAAAGAATTATTTGAATTATTAAATAAAATTGAGGAGCCTACATTAATTTATTGTTCTTCACCGAAAAAGGCTACGGAATTAGCCATCCAGTTTGTGAAATATATAGAGAACAAAAATAATTTTTCTTCAGAAGAAAAGAATTCATCTACAATTGAATGGTTAAGGGAAAATATTAATAATCAATGGTTCCTAATAGATGGCTTGAAAAAATATATAGCTATTCATCATGGAGCTATTCCAAGACATCTTGGTAGCACTATAGTAGATTTATTTAATCAAGGTAGTATTAAATATCTTTTTTGTACATCAACATTAATTGAAGGTGTAAATACATCAGCAAAAAATGTAATCTTATTCGATAAAAAGAAAGGAACAAAAGATATAGATTTCTTTGACTATAAAAATATTGCTGGGAGAAGCGGAAGAATGAACAATTATTATATTGGTAATGTTTATAGATTTGAAGCAAGACCAACACAATTAGAACTAGATGTAGATATACCAATTTTTTCTCAAGATGATGCCCCATTAGAAATATTAATTAACTTGGATGAAAATGAATTGAAAGAATCCTCAAAAAGTAGACTAGCTCAATTTGATCAATTTGATGATGAGTTTAAGGAGATACTAAAACGAAATTCTTCATTACCCTTAGAAGGTCAAATTAATATTCTAAATGAAATCGAAAGTAATCTTAACAACTATCATGAATTGTTAAATTGGACATATCCAAACTACTATAACTTAAAAACGGTAACAAAACTATGTTGGGATAATTTACTTAAAAAAGGTGATAATAAAGCAGGTATTATGAGCTCAGATCAATTAGCAGTTTTAACACAAAAATATTCAAAATACAAATCTGTTAAAGGTATAATTGAAGAACTAGAAAAAGAAGAATATTGGGTAAATAAATTTGAAGATAAAACTGAAAGAATTAACCATTTATCATATTATGCTTTAAATATAACAAGACATTGGTTTGACTATAAACTCCCCAAATGGATTTCAGTTATAAATGATATCCAACATTATGCTTTTTCAAAAAAAGGACTTGCATATGGTAACTATTCATATTATGCATCACAGTTAGAAAATGGTTTTTTACCTCCTAACTTAGCCGCTCTATTAGAATATGACATACCCCATTCAGCAATTCAAAAAATCCAAAAAGAGTTAAAAATAAAAGATATATCAACTGAAGATTTAATTAATAGCTTTAAAAGAGCTGGTAAAAGACTTGAACAAATTGGATTAATAAAATATGAAATTGATAAAATCAATTCTATAAATTAA